ATAGGCAAGGACGGGCTGTAAAAACGTTAAGCCCCTGGTGTTTGAGGATACCAGGGGCTGTTTTCACAGAAAAGCCCCCCCAGGGAGGGCGCAGTCACGGGGTCAAGGTCACCTTCTTCGCTCATTGGTTTAGTAGCAGATCAGAGCGAAGATGGTGGCGATGACCAGCAGAAAAATCAACAAGCGACGTAAACCGAAGCCATAGCCGTAACCGTAGCCGGACATGGGTTCCCCTCCTTCCTATCGGTTATGGTTGAGGACCCTGAAAGGGGTTCACTTAGTAGCAAACCAGGGCGAAGATGGTGGCAATGACCAGTAGGAAGATCAGCAAGCGGCGCAGACCGAAGCCATAGCCGTAACCGTAACCGTAACCGGACATGATTTCCCCCCCTTTCCACGCCCGGTTGGGGGACCGGGCCTGCCCTGTCATTCATTTACGGCATCTTCTCCGGATCAGTACCAGATGCCGAGAACGGCGAAGATGGTAGCAATGACAAGCAGGAAGATCAACAAGCGACGCAGGCCAAAGCCATAACCGTAACCGTAGCCGGACATGTGGCCGCCCCCCTTCCCAACGTGATGGTACAAATTATGCATGGGGCAAATGAAGTGTACAGGCGGATATCCCAAGCCCGTAAATTGGATGTTCGTCTAGTCGATCTCTCCATCCAGTACACCGGCATACCAAAAAATGGTCGGGATAATCAGCAAAAAGAGCAGCAGGCGCTGCATTTCATCCTGGAACGCCGCTTCCTCCGGGGGGAGAGGAAACGGTGGCGATCCCTTTCGATAACAGGGCAAGCCGAATTCCCCCTTCCTCTTAAACAAGAGATGTCTGTTCTGTTTCAGCATATTCAATATGAGGAGAGAAAGAGTGGGAAAAATCGATGGAACCGCACTCCCATGAAGCCCAATTTGCGGGAACGAGGGGCGAGTGCCCGTGCTTTTCCACCTCCGTGTACATAAGGTGGAGGGAAAGCTGCGGGGAGGGATATATCATGGCGGGCAAAGGGCCTTCGGTAAAGCAAATGACCGAAATGATCAATAACATGATGGGCCAACGGGTGCTGACCGAACAGCAACTAAATCAGATATTGGCGGGAGCCAAACGAGCCAACGAACGCGGCGGTATGAGTGCCGTTCTGGATTATCTGATGAAAGTGACCCAAGCCGACGTAGAAAAAGGTGAGTTGCAGGATTTTGCTAAAGATGTCCAGCGCAATCCTCAGTTGGGCATGGATCTGTTGGAAGGAAAACGGAAGGTTCCTCGTGGACGGAATCGACGGTGATAAATCAGGTCAAAGGATGAATGGAAGGAGCCCCTCGTAAGTTGACAGTAACAAGCAACTGCTCCCTTACTGTAGACTTGTAGAGGGGATCTTTCTATGGTGAATATCCGAAAGACGTTTATGGCTTACCGAAAAAGCCCTTTCACTCCACTTTGCAATTCGTTTAAAATAAAAGCATGTCATTTGCTATACAGATATGGGTTGGATGTTTTGCTTGAACATAGGGTCAAAAGATGTGTGGTAGATACTTTGCCAGGAAAGGATCGGTAACCCATGGATCTTCAAAAGAAAAAAATGATGGCCATTATCTTACGTATGATCAAAGAGGTCTACCAAAAAACGACCCAGTTGGAATCCGTATTGCAGTCAGGCAGTGTACAGATTTTAAGCCGCTCTTATGATCCTCTTAATGAAATGCTGGAAGCTATTGAATACCCCGAAGAAGAGATCCCCACCGTATATGAACTGATACAAGTTTACCTGGAAGACGAAATGACACTGAATGAAGTGATCATCGGTATTGAAAACGGCTGGAAAAAAACAGGGGAAAAGAGTGTGGGATAAGAAGCGAACGTTCCTACATAGTGTGAAAGGGAAAAAAATGATCGTCCCCAGAAGGTGGGGCGATCATTTTTGGTTTATTCCGGAGGTTGTGGTTCGGTCGAAGCTTTATGATCCATCACATATACCTTCCCGCACTGGACACATTGCCCGGCCCATGTGTCGGGTTGATCCGGGAGCGGCTTTAACAACACATCCTGCTCATCGAAAACGGGTCGAATCGAAGTATGGGTGACGTCCACTTCCTCATTTACATGCAGACATACCGCTTCCCGGATATCTCTGGGGACCGAGATAATTTGGTCCGGTTCCAGATCCGATCCAAACACCTTTTTTAAGTGAGCCAAACGATCCATCAAGTGTGCCCTCCTTCTTTTACCACGTTACGCCAGCGAGTCAGGGGAAAGGAGCGACGGGGCGGGGCGGGTGTCCAAGGGGAATGTCCCTGTATCCAGCAATCTTCCAGGATTGTTTTGGCCTTTTTGAGTGCCTGTGATTTCCATCGTCCGGTTCCCAGGAACATCCAGCCGAGCACGTGGCGTCCTTCGACATCCCATTCTGTTTCCATATAAATGTCCCACCGGTACCAGGAATGTTTGTAAATTTTGGCCCGAAGCGGGAGTTCAGAATGGGTGACGCGATCCAGGTATATGATGTGACCGTAATGCCCCTTGAATTCCATCTCTAACCATTTGGGTTCGCTCCCGCGCACATCACATCCTCCTTTCCTTCTGTATTCCCGGTCATGAGGAAGGGAAACACGTCGAATGGAGCGGTTAATCCGATCCGTTCGCGAGGCGCAATGGACCCACCCGTTTCATCGTGAAGAAAAGCTCCTCATTTCGGTCCGATTCCAGATGGACAAAGTGATATTCCGGTTTTACCGTACGGGTACGGCTATCAAAGGGGGCGATCACCAAGGCGTCCTTATAAGTATCGATGACAATCCAGTCGGATTCACCGGAATCTCCGGGGGAAACCATAAAGGTTTGTTGGTTTTGGGCGATCAGTTGGCCGCTGCTATATCCTGTGGTAACCATGGCGATGGCGAGAAAGAGCAACGAAACCGCTTGCGTGGCTCGTGCCTTTTTGTGAGCGAGGTGGAAAAATAGAAACAACAGTCCGGCATGGAAAAAATAAAATAAGATCATCGTCGGAACATTCATCTTGTTCCAGGTGGCTTCAGTTTTCAGGATGATGAGAATGGTGATGGCGGCGGGAATCAGGAAGGGAAAAAGCCATTTTCCATATGAACGAAACCAGCTGGCGGCGAGGGACAGATACGCGACGATCAACGTGAAAATATTGATGCAGACGGCAAGGACTACTGCGTTCAGACTGATTTCGACGAACAAGGACGGGATACCGAAATGAGCTTTGTATCCAACATCGCTCAAATATGCAGAGAAATATCCCAATCCGGTGACGCTTGCCAACAGTACCCCCTCAGGGATCCGACGAAGCCACGGATGTTGGGATAAGGATCTCAGGGTGTCCATGGTTTTCCTCCTTCACATTCATTATAACGAAGAAATCACTGGTTGTCTGGACAACTACACCAAAATAAACCCCCGCTGATGGTGATCGCGGGGGATAAAGGGACTTCACATCTGAAGGTTGTTCCATACTTCCAACTTGGTCTGCACCTTGGTGATCACTTCATCGGTAAATTCCGAGGTGGTTGCACTTCCACCCAGATCTGCGGTGCGGAACCCTTCACGCACGGCTTCAATGGTGGCTTCGTAGATGGCGCGGGATGCGGCTGAAGCCTGGTTTTCATGGAAGTGGGTCAGGAGGGAAGCAGTGGCTAAAATCATGGCCATGGGATTGGCGATATTCTTTTTGTAGAGTGTGGGTGCCGTTCCATGGGGGGCTTCAGCCATGACCACTTGTGGGTTGAAGTCGTCGTCGAAGCTCATCAGGATGGACTCGGAACCGGCGATGGACCCGAATAGTTGCAATACCATGTCGCTCAAGCAGTCGCCATCGCGGTTGAGAGCCGGAATCACCATCGGATCACCGGGGCTGTTCAACAGGAGGGCGTATGTGGCATCAATCAATTGCGGATCATACGGTACTTCCGGGTACCGTTTGCTCGCTTCATCCATTTCTTCCTTAAGCATCCCTTCATAGATAGGGCTGACCGTATACTTGGGGCCGCCGAAGACTTTGGACTTCGTTCGTTTGGCATGCCGGAATGCGTACTCTGCAACCGCGCGGCAGGTTTTGCGATCAATCGATTCTGTCCGGTAGGAAACTTCGTTTATCCCGTCCCCTTCCCGCCATTCTTTGGCACCGTATGCATCACCCACAGCCATACGAATCACAGAGATAGGGGCAAATGCACCCGCCACCGGCACCACACCGGGGATGCGCCGGCCTGTTCGGATGATCACTTTTCCGTCGATTTCTTTGCGTAAAATCGCGTTGGGACTTCCCACGTCCCCTTTTTCTTCCGGAGTAACCGTAGCCGCTTTCAATCCGAAGCCGGCCTCTTTCATGGCCCGAGCAGCCTCATAAACCACTTCGTTTTGTGTTTGACGGCGATTCTCCAAGCTGAGATCATAATGCTTCAGTTCAATATCCATCCCGATCACATCAGGGGAAATGACACGTAGAGCTTCTTCTAGAAGCTCTTGACCAGTCTGGTCCCCATCTAAGACCACGATGCTTTTTTTCTCCTCCAAGATGATCACCTCGTCTCAATATCCTTTCCTATTATACCTATAGGGAGAGTTTGGCACCACACCGCTGAAGATTCAGAAAAGACGCGGCTTTGTCGAATTCCGTTTTCCGAATCGAAAGGAGAATGAACTATAATGGAGGACGGATACGGAAAATCATGCAAAGCATGTTCAGATTAATGACAAACACACTGAGATGGCCAGAACAGGAGGGGTGGTTATCCGGTGAGCGACTTGCCACGCATTGGAGCGGAGACGGATAACTACCCCGACCGTTCCCGTGATGGGTTTGTCAGTAGCCTCACCATGCAAAGCATGTTCTTTTTCGGTATTGGAATCCTTTCGTTTGCATCATGAAGCAAGTCAGATTAAAGGAGTGTTGGGATTGAAGGGTGCCTTCGGGCGTAAAACGCTGGCGGTGTTTACCTTGGCCGTCGTTCTCGCTCTGACCCTGTGGGTGTTTTCTACGCGGTTCCCCCTGTCCCCCCCTGATGGACGAGCGGAGGGAGAGTCTGCTGATGAGTGGGTGGAACGCAAGTTGCAGGAAATGAGTGTGGAAGAAAAGGTGGGGCAGTTGTTTATGGTCGGTTTCCATAACGGAGACCAACCCGCTTTGGAAATGAACGAACAGGCGATTACGCTGATTGAGGAGTATCATGCGGGAGGCGTAATCCTGTTTGATCGCAATGTGGACACCCCCGAACAGGTGGCCCGATTGAATCGTGACATGCAAGCCAAAGCCCGAGAGTCGTCAACGGGTGTTCCTTTGTTTATTTCCATTGATCAGGAGGGAGGGAAAGTGCTCCGAATCCGAGATGGAGTCACTCTCTTTCCTGGGAACATGGCCCTGGGGGCGGCCGGAGATCCGGAGTTGTCCAGCCAAACCGGGAAAGTGATGGGTAAAGAACTCCGGTTGATGGGAATCAACATGAACCTGGCTCCTTCCCTGGATGTG
The Desmospora profundinema genome window above contains:
- a CDS encoding isocitrate/isopropylmalate family dehydrogenase: MIILEEKKSIVVLDGDQTGQELLEEALRVISPDVIGMDIELKHYDLSLENRRQTQNEVVYEAARAMKEAGFGLKAATVTPEEKGDVGSPNAILRKEIDGKVIIRTGRRIPGVVPVAGAFAPISVIRMAVGDAYGAKEWREGDGINEVSYRTESIDRKTCRAVAEYAFRHAKRTKSKVFGGPKYTVSPIYEGMLKEEMDEASKRYPEVPYDPQLIDATYALLLNSPGDPMVIPALNRDGDCLSDMVLQLFGSIAGSESILMSFDDDFNPQVVMAEAPHGTAPTLYKKNIANPMAMILATASLLTHFHENQASAASRAIYEATIEAVREGFRTADLGGSATTSEFTDEVITKVQTKLEVWNNLQM